A region from the Aegilops tauschii subsp. strangulata cultivar AL8/78 chromosome 5, Aet v6.0, whole genome shotgun sequence genome encodes:
- the LOC109748363 gene encoding disease resistance protein RGA5 yields MEGILVSAATGALDAVLEKLATLLVNEYKLHKGVRGEIKFLIDELTAMHAFLLKMSEEEDPDVQDKVWMTMVRELSYDIEDSIDDFVQGGEGGVDDKDAKPDGFIKKIKHILGKLGKRKAHHRMFEDLKKQVIEAGERNERYKTRQVFSNTKNATVDPRALAIFEDASKLVGMDEPKAEITEMLTKEDGVASTQLQQVKMVSIVGSGGMGKTTLANQVYQDLKGKFECRAFVSVSRNPDMTNILRTILSEVSCQDYAHTEAGSIQQLISKISGYLAEKRYFIVIDDIWDVKTWNVIKYALPMTGCDSVIITTTRMSDVACSCRSSIGGHIYNIRPLNMAHSRQLFHGRLFNSEEECPSSLEKVSDQILKKCDGLPLAIIAISGLLANTGKTEHLWNQVKDSIGRALERNPSVEWMIKILSLSYYDLPPHLKTCLLYLSIFPEDSIIEKKYLIWRWIAEGFVHKEGRYSAYELGERCFNELVNRSLIQPVKLGKYDKVLSCRVHDTILDFIVSKSNEENFVTFVGVPSLTIGTQSRVRRLSMQVEGEGHSAIPTSLILSHVRSLNVFGNTVKIPSIMEFTHLRTLDFGGCSQLENHHLANVGHLFQLRYLDISRTEVSELPEQIGHLRCLEMLDITGTNISDLPASIVNLGKLAHLRVSGHVRFPDGIAKMQALETLKWVHAWQSYNFLEELGQLKNLRRLDLNHMDVAQEHKEVIASSLRKLCTQNLCSLSMWNDHDSILLNTWCTAPPLNLQKLVTFDSTLPKLPDWIGSLVNLQKLRLQLERIRHEDLCILGALPALLTLGLDGMNDQSSCEDRRLTVSPEAGFRCLRVFTYMVQEDRMMDLMFTARCMPKLEKLEIIFSGNIENESLSSAGAFDFGIENLSSLVTFRCELDCRGIKGSTIDAAKASVERIVSTHPNNHLNLIFDDGILRL; encoded by the exons ATGGAGGGGATACTGGTGAGTGCAGCAACGGGGGCCCTGGACGCCGTCCTGGAGAAGCTGGCCACTTTGCTGGTCAACGAGTACAAGCTTCACAAGGGGGTGCGCGGCGAGATCAAGTTTCTGATTGATGAGCTTACCGCCATGCACGCCTTTCTCCTGAAGATGTCGGAGGAGGAGGATCCTGACGTGCAAGATAAGGTATGGATGACCATGGTGCGGGAGCTCTCCTATGATATAGAGGACTCCATCGACGACTTCGTGCAAGGTGGCGAAGGTGGTGTCGACGACAAAGATGCTAAGCCAGATGGCTTCATAAAGAAAATCAAGCACATTTTGGGGAAGTTGGGGAAGAGGAAGGCCCACCATCGGATGTTCGAAGATTTGAAGAAACAAGTCATTGAGGCGGGCGAGAGAAATGAAAGGTACAAGACACGTCAGGTCTTCTCCAACACGAAAAATGCGACCGTTGACCCTAGAGCTCTTGCTATCTTTGAGGATGCTTCAAAGCTTGTTGGAATGGACGAACCCAAGGCTGAGATAACCGAAATGTTGACTAAAGAAGATGGGGTTGCATCAACACAACTGCAACAAGTGAAGATGGTCTCCATCGTTGGATCTGGAGGAATGGGCAAGACAACTCTTGCGAACCAAGTGTATCAAGACCTCAAAGGCAAATTCGAGTGTCGGGCTTTCGTGTCAGTGTCAAGAAATCCAGATATGACGAATATATTGAGAACCATTCTCAGTGAAGTTAGTTGTCAAGATTATGCACACACTGAAGCAGGGAGCATACAACAACTCATAAGCAAGATTAGTGGTTACCTAGCAGAGAAAAG GTATTTTATAGTGATAGATGATATATGGGATGTTAAAACCTGGAATGTGATTAAGTACGCATTACCCATGACCGGATGTGACAGTGTAATAATCACCACCACTCGTATGAGTGATGTCGCGTGTTCATGTCGTTCATCAATCGGTGGCCATATTTATAATATAAGACCTCTTAATATGGCACACTCACGACAACTGTTTCATGGAAGATTATTCAACTCCGAAGAAGAATGTCCTTCATCACTTGAAAAAGTTTCTGACCAAATCTTGAAAAAATGTGATGGCTTGCCTTTGGCGATCATTGCTATATCTGGTTTGTTGGCTAACACAGGAAAAACGGAACATCTATGGAACCAAGTGAAAGATTCAATTGGTCGTGCACTTGAAAGGAATCCTAGCGTCGAATGGATGATAAAGATATTGTCACTCAGCTACTATGATCTGCCTCCTCATCTAAAAACTTGTCTCTTGTATCTTAGTATATTTCCAGAAGATTCTATTATTGAGAAGAAATACCTTATATGGAGATGGATTGCCGAAGGATTTGTTCATAAAGAAGGGAGATATTCAGCATATGAGTTGGGAGAGAGGTGTTTTAATGAGCTTGTCAATAGGAGTTTGATCCAACCTGTGAAGCTGGGCAAGTATGATAAGGTGCTTAGTTGTCGTGTTCATGACACAATTCTTGATTTCATAGTATCCAAGTCCAATGAAGAGAACTTTGTTACTTTTGTTGGTGTCCCCAGTTTAACTATCGGTACACAAAGCAGAGTACGTCGGCTCTCCATGCAAGTTGAAGGGGAAGGACATTCTGCCATACCGACTAGCCTGATACTGTCTCATGTCCGATCACTTAATGTGTTTGGGAATACAGTGAAAATCCCTTCAATTATGGAGTTCACTCATTTGCGCACTTTGGACTTTGGAGGTTGCAGTCAATTAGAAAACCACCATCTTGCAAATGTAGGGCATCTGTTTCAGCTAAGGTACCTTGACATTAGCAGGACCGAGGTAAGTGAGCTTCCGGAACAAATCGGACATCTACGGTGCTTAGAGATGTTGGACATAACAGGAACAAATATATCTGATTTACCAGCAAGTATTGTCAATCTCGGAAAATTGGCACATTTACGTGTTAGTGGACATGTTAGGTTTCCTGATGGAATTGCAAAGATGCAAGCACTGGAAACGTTAAAATGGGTGCATGCCTGGCAGTCATATAACTTTCTGGAAGAGCTTGGGCAGCTCAAGAATCTGAGGAGGCTGGACCTTAATCATATGGATGTTGCCCAAGAGCACAAGGAAGTTATTGCTTCTTCTCTCCGTAAGTTATGCACACAGAACCTTTGTTCTCTAAGTATGTGGAATGATCATGACAGTATCTTACTGAACACATGGTGCACCGCTCCGCCGCTTAACCTACagaaacttgttacctttgacTCAACCCTCCCAAAGCTTCCGGACTGGATAGGATCACTTGTGAACCTGCAGAAGTTACGCTTGCAATTGGAGAGAATCCGGCATGAAGATTTGTGCATCCTTGGAGCATTACCCGCTCTGCTCACTCTGGGCCTTGATGGAATGAATGATCAGTCTTCTTGTGAAGATAGAAGGCTGACAGTCAGTCCTGAAGCTGGCTTCCGATGCCTGAGAGTGTTCACTTATATGGTACAGGAAGATAGGATGATGGATCTCATGTTTACCGCAAGATGTATGCCCAAGCTGGAAAAACTGGAGATTATTTTTAGCGGCAACATTGAAAATGAATCTCTCAGCAGTGCTGGTGCTTTTGATTTCGGGATCGAAAACCTCTCCAGCCTTGTTACTTTCAGATGTGAGTTAGATTGCCGGGGTATCAAGGGGAGCACTATTGATGCTGCAAAGGCTTCAGTGGAGAGAATAGTCAGCACACATCCCAATAACCACCTTAATCTAATCTTTGATGATGGCATTCTTCGGTTATGA
- the LOC109748365 gene encoding disease resistance protein RGA4, whose protein sequence is MEVAVVVGPIVRLLPKLLSVVDGKRKQLDNLEVDAGFIRRDLQSIQEIIGRSSGGRPITDLWIRDLRRLADDMEDCIDRFQVGKMSRIRFVGKIARLKKRSKDTLEQLQNFISIAGAPPAAPDHPAGGTEDPEEQLLALLTRSQSEARRGELKVITVAGFGGVGMTRLAHKVYSDRDVRSQFPLHAWVRAAPGINLLQEIHDQLLPILTKRQAEHGASSSSSKSIPQVNGDVEHGAIDHRLAGLLKTTRYLIVIDGVNTHELCGILSSISWADGVDGRIIMTTAIQLPAATCCRCGDGSSLAMGSTSQVFIGELTESGFVEACHHLRDDTLARMQRSNNEILSNPVVQDLLLYFCIFPRDHPVKRNPLIRRWLAEGLVFPQQETECFSQDVAAKNLESLISRDVIQPIQVRNYGSVKKCQTSGMMLNSISSKSNSQNFITMLCGSKTTEKDPPGKDIRRLSLHLNSAANGPRNLPKDLSRLHSLAVFPDDANITRHQPNLNYAKYKLLRVLDLKECADVRAKHVGKICDLLLLKYLSFGDSVDEVPRKIAKLKWLETLDMRRTKVVTLPIEVFQLPGLKHLLGKFQLAEGDSTQKLEELLTKDSELQRLSGFVIGKSEEFAQLMGHMAKLRKVKIWCDSTADVTKLAHVLGATKKFIRDGMDMTRVDRSLSIDFQGCPTECSEQFMDSLQAEGRLTSLKLCGKLTRLPQFHANTNYIEELCLSRTNLRGDTILSGLSALRMKLKYLKLVEDELGQLVIKPEHFRSLRGLCLVGERSMEDITIQDEAVPYLVSLHIFCEALGDLPGIDITHMARLKEVALHSGVQETIKDGWQAAAMNHPNRPKVLFIHPANSRQRDPPMLCGATGETANWTKPIGRKFATSIMGGIFCCVRPS, encoded by the exons ATGGAGGTTGCCGTGGTGGTTGGGCCGATAGTGAGGCTGCTGCCGAAGCTCCTATCGGTGGTAGATGGGAAGAGGAAGCAGCTGGACAACCTGGAGGTCGACGCTGGATTCATCCGCCGCGACCTGCAGTCGATCCAAGAAATCATTGGCCGCTCCAGTGGCGGCAGACCCATCACGGACCTCTGGATCCGAGACCTCAGGCGCTTGGCCGACGACATGGAAGACTGCATCGACCGCTTCCAGGTCGGGAAGATGAGCAGAATCCGGTTCGTCGGGAAGATCGCCAGACTGAAGAAGCGGTCCAAGGATACGCTCGAGCAGTTACAGAACTTCATCAGCATCGCCGGCGCACCTCCGGCTGCACCTGACCACCCCGCGGGGGGCACCGAGGATCCGGAGGAGCAACTTCTTGCTCTGCTTACGCGGAGCCAGTCGGAGGCGCGGCGGGGGGAGCTCAAGGTAATCACCGTCGCCGGCTTCGGTGGAGTAGGTATGACCCGCCTTGCCCACAAGGTTTACAGTGACAGGGATGTGCGCAGCCAGTTCCCTCTGCACGCCTGGGTTCGTGCGGCGCCGGGCATCAACCTTCTTCAGGAGATACACGACCAACTGCTACCAATTCTCACCAAGAGGCAAGCCGAACATGGTGCGAGTTCCTCCAGCTCCAAAAGCATACCACAAGTCAACGGAGACGTCGAACATGGCGCGATTGACCATCGGCTCGCCGGActactcaagaccacaag GTATTTGATTGTGATTGATGGCGTGAATACACATGAGTTGTGTGGCATACTATCTTCCATTTCTTGGGCTGATGGAGTGGACGGCAGAATTATCATGACGACGGCCATTCAGCTACCAGCAGCGACATGCTGCAGATGTGGTGACGGTTCTTCACTTGCTATGGGTAGCACAAGCCAGGTTTTCATCGGAGAGCTGACCGAGAGTGGATTTGTGGAGGCCTGCCACCATCTTCGTGATGACACACTAGCAAGAATGCAGCGCAGCAACAACGAGATCCTATCCAACCCTGTTGTCCAGGACTTGTTGCTGTATTTCTGCATATTTCCACGAGACCATCCTGTCAAGAGGAATCCCCTGATAAGGCGATGGCTGGCTGAAGGACTTGTTTTTCCTCAACAAGAAACAGAGTGTTTTTCCCAGGATGTTGCGGCCAAGAATTTGGAGAGCCTAATCAGCCGCGACGTCATTCAGCCCATTCAAGTGAGGAATTACGGAAGTGTGAAGAAATGCCAAACTTCTGGGATGATGCTCAACTCCATTTCCAGCAAATCCAACTCACAGAATTTCATCACCATGTTGTGTGGTAGCAAGACGACAGAGAAGGATCCGCCGGGCAAAGATATCCGCCGGCTTTCCCTCCATCTTAACAGTGCGGCAAATGGGCCCCGGAATTTACCAAAGGATTTATCACGTCTCCACAGTCTGGCAGTTTTCCCTGATGACGCGAATATCACAAGGCATCAACCTAATTTGAACTATGCCAAGTATAAGCTACTGAGAGTTTTGGATCTGAAGGAATGCGCTGATGTGAGAGCAAAACATGTTGGCAAAATTTGTGACCTGTTGCTGCTCAAATATCTGAGCTTTGGAGACAGTGTTGATGAGGTTCCAAGGAAAATAGCGAAGCTGAAATGGTTAGAGACTCTCGACATGAGGAGAACCAAGGTAGTGACGTTGCCAATTGAAGTCTTCCAGCTCCCTGGGTTGAAACACCTTCTTGGAAAGTTTCAGCTAGCTGAAGGTGACAGCACACAGAAGCTAGAGGAGCTCTTGACAAAAGATAGTGAGCTGCAGAGGCTTTCTGGATTTGTCATCGGCAAAAGCGAAGAGTTTGCACAGTTGATGGGCCACATGGCGAAGTTGAGGAAGGTGAAGATATGGTGCGATTCCACTGCAGATGTGACGAAACTGGCTCATGTTTTAGGAGCCACGAAGAAATTCATTCGCGATGGCATGGACATGACAAGAGTTGATCGTTCCTTGTCTATCGACTTCCAAGGGTGCCCAACAGAATGCTCAGAACAATTCATGGATTCTCTGCAAGCCGAAGGCCGTCTTACCTCACTGAAATTGTGTGGCAAGTTGACGCGACTCCCTCAGTTCCATGCAAATACGAACTATATCGAGGAGCTGTGCCTCTCAAGGACTAATCTGAGAGGGGACACAATCCTAAGCGGCCTGTCTGCACTGAGAATGAAACTGAAATATCTCAAGCTGGTAGAAGATGAGCTTGGTCAGTTGGTCATAAAACCAGAGCATTTCCGCAGCCTGAGGGGGTTATGCCTGGTGGGCGAGCGGAGTATGGAGGACATAACAATCCAAGATGAAGCTGTGCCCTACCTTGTCTCACTTCATATATTTTGTGAAGCTCTAGGTGATCTTCCTGGCATCGACATCACACACATGGCAAGGCTAAAAGAAGTCGCGCTCCATTCTGGAGTACAAGAGACAATAAAGGATGGGTGGCAGGCAGCTGCAATGAACCATCCTAACAGGCCCAAAGTTTTGTTCATCCATCCTGCTAATTCCCGGCAGAGAGACCCTCCGATGTTGTGCGGAGCAACAGGGGAAACTGCAAATTGGACGAAGCCAATTGGGAGAAAATTTGCCACCTCCATCATGGGGGGCATCTTTTGTTGTGTACGGCCATCCTGA